The genomic DNA TTtataccaggaacacattttcttccccattcttgcagaatctgtatttgacttcagctgggcggccatgtTATATTCCAtgggtttttttcccccacaagTGGTGGgatagactctggtcacagcatcagtaccTTGTTAGGGTCACCGTCTGTCACAGTCATCCCAGTCCAaatgtggcattgtggctttctccagtgcagtgtagctttcctgcctggatgtgtagcaatttaaatctggtcacttctgcacgtgattctttggtttgttgctcaggctgtttgcaggaactgtatgcaggcaaaagcacaaaaaaatcacAGGCAGTCTCCAGGGCAGCTTTtcaattcaagggccacctctaatcccacttctgacactatatgtaagagatgtgtgcagaggtacatataatggagaccgatttgggtgaaatgatatcttggctttattaagcctgttcctttatccagtcaaaacatacaaaaacaacaaaataacaaacgccTAACCCTttataagggctaacttacttccccagaccctatctgcaggactggagggatattaccattaccagcctatcaccccaaagtctcaggaagtaccttaagcaggtgtccctccatgtcagtctctggcaggttcctgggtcctctgtgtccaggaaatataggtttctgggtgtcttgatctcagcacagcctttgtgctcaagacagtgtcggtgtgcaggcttctctgctgtccttatgtcagcccaaatgtgagctaaggaatctctctcctgtgtctcacatgaggctttttacagagctctcattagtccaggtggagactagttaattgagtggctgcaatgaactctctgctggattctcagagctctgaggctgctttatttaaccagggataagtccctgttacagcttCCTTCCCCCATCCGATTGGTCCTGGGTAGAATCAGCATACTCCCGCGTTGTCTTCTGTGGCACGTGACGTCATCCCGTATCGGCGTTGGCGCTGTGCGCGCAGCGTCATCCGGACCCTCCATTGTTGATGTTTGTTGCTAGGCAACCCGATATGTATGCTCAGAATGAGCGCTACTGATGatatttgttgggctgagcaGCAGTGAGGCAGCACTAAGGCATCAGCATTGCATATAATGGCTGGGATGACACAATGTTATGTATTGATGAGAATATCAAAGAACTCCATGTGCCCAAACAATAAAAAAGTGTTCGATGTGGTCATAAAACATAGCTACCGAAATAGTGAGTAGCCATGATAagtgaaaaaaacacacaataaagtaaAGCGATAGATAACCCCAATAGTAGGAAAGAAAGATAATATGTTCAAAGTCCATAAAACAGACACAGGTATACCAACCCAAGATTAGCCAGGTATCAGCAGCAGCAAGAGATCACCATCTCATGTGTTTTAGTGTTCGGTAAGGAAAAAAACTCAAGAGGCAAGTTGTCATTTAACCCCTTTGGAAAACGGTATCAAAGGTGAAGATCCAGTATGCTTTTCAGTGTAAAAGCGTAACATCCTTGTGTAACCCTGCTATGGGTTTCTGTACGTGTTCTATACCCATACGTTTGAGAGATGAGACAGAGTGTTTGTAATCTGAACAGTGTTTGATTAATACCGTCTCTTCTGTGGTGTGATGAATCTTACTCTTGTGTTCGATACAGCGGGTCTTAAGCATACGCGATGTTTTCCGATATAGCATCAGCCACACGGACAGGTTATCATGAGACCACAAAAGTAGTAACACAGGTCATTTTATTTTTGATAGTATATCTCTTCCCGTTTCTTGGGTGAGAGAATTCTGTGCTACTGTTTAGACTGTTACTCACAGAACAGTTGTGATATCTTAAACATCCCGGTTTTTGAAAACTCAGGTAGTGTGGCCAAGTGTAGTGATCTTTTCTGTTTGCCTGAATATGCAGATTAAGTTATGCCCTCTCTGACAGGCAAATCTACGTGGCAATTTACACACATTTTTTGGATTTTCATCGCTTTACAAAATCTTCCAATGCTTTGTAATAGATTAAGTAACTTACTTGCCGTGGTGTATTTACACACTATTGTGATCCTCTCTGTGTCATCTTGATGCTGGGAATGTGTGATAGGTCGTGAGAACGCCTTCTCTATCACTTCTTTTCTATGTCCCTGTAAcaaggacttatcactgtttggcttttctaaaagtcctaatcagccaggtggagtctggttgattgcctgtgtgcaattaaccagcacactgctggatttagaggcagtttctctcaaacagtgataagtccctgttacagtccccTTGATAGGAAGTGTGTTTTAATGTCCTTAAAAGTTTTCTCCAAATGTGACTGTCTGTCCACAATTCTAGTGGCTCTCACCTTCTGAGAAAAAGGTGCATTTCTATCGGTGGGTTTCCTATATAGGTCTGTATGTAAATGGTTCCCACTTCTCGTCAATAGTACGTCTAAAAAAGAGATCGGGAAGATTGGAGCTCGGCCGATCCAGAATGCGCAGAAATTTTTAGTGAATTGCGCCTCTGGCTTAAATTTTAGTCGGACGTGAATTGTTTTTTCACGccggcgcaaaagctcactgcttagtgcatagcccccataatgaggctggtagaaagaagtgaggtcatagcaaatataaatagtaaaaggCGGCATGGCACCAATAGTtcagtgctgagatgtgcagtctgagATAGATAATaccctcctttccagcgtagttcataTTCAGGATTCAGGGCCAGTTGGTGTTTTGTTGTCCACTTGTCAACTctgaactccctgttaaactccagACTGTATGCTACTTAAAAAGTGTTACTTTAAAGATGGGCTGCTTTATATGCAGGCTGCTCCCCAAGAATGTCTCTAGTTATATAGCGCTAACAAGTCACTTGACTGAATTACGTTCAGCCCAGCCAGctcaattagcacatgtgaggcaaaAACAAATTGTATTTCTAATCACAGTTGTCCTACCCAGGTGTCAGCAGCTGAATTTACTAACATGTTCTTTCACCCACATGTCCTTTACCCATTTACTTCAAACACATTTCCGTCTGTCTGTTCACAGGAGATACCCCTGGTGTCTTTCAGTTGCTCTGCTGGAAATTTCTCAATCCTCCCCGTGGATCTGCCTGCAAGTATCCAGAGTTTAGACTTCAGCTTCAACCCCCTGAAATACCTCTACCGCAAATACTTCTCACTGGTCCCGAACCTGCAGGAGCTTGACCTCACCAGGTAATATGAGTCCCGAGTGCAGACCCACTCAGTGGGAAACACTAGTCCCAAATGCAGACACCATCAGCAGGTAATACTCATTCCAGATAACCTCTGTCCCAAGTGAAGACACCCTCACTCTATTATTTAATGTTACACCCACACCTACATGTCAGAGAACCCTCAGACTGTGTCTGTGCATTATATAAGTCTCTGGGTCTGTCTCCCTGCAGGTGCAGTATCATGCGTATTGATGATATGGCTTTCCAAGGCCTTGACAACCTGCATACGTTGGTTCTCACAGGTAACCCAGTTAGTTATTGGGCATCTCAGTCCTTTTTTGGCCTCCAGTCCCTTCACAGACTCGTTGTAGTGGAGACATCTCTAACCTCTTTGTTTGACTTCCCTGTTGGGAATCTGACCTCTCTCCGGGAACTGAATGCCGGCAGCAACCTGCTGACCTCTCTGCGCTTCCccacatctctcctctctctctacacTCTGGACCTTCATGCCAACCAGATCGCAGACATCTGTGAGAGTGACCTGGAGACCTTGCGAAGCATCAAGACTATAAACCTCACTCTAATCCTGTCTCGGAACCGCATGGAGCACATCGCCCCTGGGGCCTTCAGATCCATCACCTTGCATGGGTTGCATATAAGGGGATGTTTTTCCACTGCTGAGGCCCTGAGAACTGGCTTGAAGGCACTGTCTGGTTTACAGGTTGAGAAGCTGGAGATCGGACACTACAGAAACTATGGATTTAAAATTCACTACCAGGATGGGCTTTTGGAGGGGCTCTGTGAGGTGGATGCCCAAGAGTTGACAATCAATACCATTGTGAAGTTCCCTAATGGCACCAAAACACTGTTTGATTGCATGAAGAACATGACGTCTCTGCGCCTGGTGAACACCAATCTCAACACATTCTCCCCTGTTTCTAATGCATCCAGGCTCCAATACCTTGTTCTCAAGAATTGTGACCTCTCCTATGTTCCTTCCTGGGACCTTTCTAATTTATTGTTCCTCCGAGAGCTCCGGATAACTGGGTGCCGGGATCTCGCCAAATTCTCAATGGATTTGATTGGAATGTATATGCTGGAGTTGCTGGACCTGAGCAGGAACCAACTGAGGATAGACTCCTGCTGCTCTCAGATCATCTCTGGAATATTAGTCCTTAAGCATCTCAATCTGAGCTACAACATGCTGATTCACATAAATAGTGTCTTCCTGGAGTTGCCTGAGCTTTGTTCCTTAGACTTGAGCCACTCACGCCTGTTGAATGTAGGCAAATTCCCAATATTTATGCGTCTGGGTAAGCTGACAGTCCTGGACTTGTCTTACACGGACTGCCACTTCCTTATTCATTGTTCCTTCTGTGGGCTGTACAGTTTGAAACAGCTCAGCGTGTCTGGTAACACGTTTGACAGCAACATCCTGAGTGCAGTCTTCCAGAATCTAACCCAGCTCCGCTCTCTGGACCTTTCTGACTGTGGCCTGGAAGATCTTCCCACAGGCATCTTTTCTGGCCTTGAACTTCTGCAGGAACTAAAACTGAGTGGGAATAGGCTTCTTGAGCTCCAACCATCTGTTCTCACCCCGCTGTCTGCTCTCACCCACCTCGACCTAAGTGGTAACCAATTCCAGAGTCTACCTGAGGAAACAGCAAGGGCATTGCCCCTAAGTCTGGCAAAACTGGACCTTTCACAGAATCCTTTTGACTGTTCCTGCAGCCAACATGACTTTGTGTCATGGACCAATGAGCAGAAGGAGAAGGTCCTAACCCGTAGTGAACACATGGTGTGTAAGACCCCAGAACACCTGCAGGACTTTCAGCTGAcagatgtgctgcacctcaacTGCCATGTGGACCTGTCCATCTTGGCAGGTGTGCTGGGCACTCTCCTTCCTGCCATGACCGCCTTTCTCTTGTTGTATCTTTGCTACTCTCAAAACTACTTGTTGCTGCTCCGACACTGGTGCTGCCAACACCTATATCCAAAGCGTATTACAGAGGACGAGTATGATGCCTTCGTCATCTATTCTAGTGGAGATGAAGAATGGGTGAGGAGGCAACTGGTCCCTAACTTAGAAGAGGGTAAGACACGCTTCCGACTTTGCCTGCATTATCGGGACTTCCTGCCCGGTGTCGCCATCACCTCCAACATTATCAATGAGGGTCTTCTGAGAAGTCGCAAGGCTTTAGTCATTCTATCTCGGAACTTCATGCAGAGTCCGTGGTGCAGCTTCGAGTTCGACATGGCCAAGTCCTGGCAGTTCCTGGAGGGCCGGGTTGGGATTATCGTCATCCTCCTTGAGCAAGTGACGAAGGTCGAGCTGAGACAGGTGCTTGGGCTACACAAGTACCTGCGCAGGAATACCTACCTAGAGTGGGGAAACGGACCTCTAGAGAGGACAATGTTTTGGGTACGTCTGCGTAAAGCTCTGGATAAGGGGCATTCTAGAAGGACTAGTTACCCAAACATAGAGAACAATTATGGACACCAAGACGATGAGACCCAATGTTGAGTGGTGTAGGTCGGCAGCATTTGACTGGAGTATCAAGGCTCCACAAGGGTAAAACAGATTGTAGGGGGACACTATCGGGCAATTACAGGCACAGATAAGTGATAAGGGCTTGCACTGATGCATATACGCTCAGATATGCATTCACTCCCGCTCTCATACACAGCCATTGGAGATTCAGCCCAGTATGAATTTAGCCAAGATTATGATAGTCAGCCATTTAACTCTTTACCTAATCTCTTTGATGATAAGGCCATTTGTAAACTCTTGATTATGCAGGAAACACCTTATCTACACTATTTGCTGTTAAATATTTAGTTAAAGTATGCTGGCATACTCACTCCTTTCTCTTTTGCGCTCTCCCTTTCacactctcgcactctctcttctctccttcccccactacctctctctttctcgtcctctcacacgctctcttttctccctctcctctttctcgtTCTCTCACACACATCCCTCCTTCCCGAATCTTCGGCCTACACttattctctctctgtctccatcccCTCCACTCcacttattctctctctctctccccttttctctctctctatcccccttctctctccctctcttctctctctcaccttctctctcttcctccccttctctatctctccctctctatccccctctttctctcctctcccctctctctccccttcactctctccctcccccctcactccctctctcccctttcccgtcCTTGCTCCAAACGCACAGCCGCCATGTTAAACTATTTTTCAATATCTCATCTCGTCACCTGCTAATTCTCCTTTGCGGAGGAaaaaaaggggagagggagggagggagggagagggagggaatgggtgCGAGAAATCGAACCACATTTTAAATCTATTTAAATGCAAATGAGGTTGTGTTATGTTCCcagcatgtatacacacacacacacatacacaaccacaaacacgtgcgcacacacacataattaTTCATGTATAGTTTGTGAGCTCTATGGGGTAAATACTTTGATGAACTATGCAGTTATATctctaatatatatgtataatcctTTTCTGTATaatgttttgtacagtatgtaatgtacagtatgtaatgtacagtatgtaatgtttctgtaTACCATCTCTGATGGGCGTCAATCATTGTTTATATAAAAATAGATAAatgcacagacagatacacagatacacataaatatagatacagatacacagtagacacacagatagatacagtatacagtagatacacagacagatacacagatacagaaatactgtagatagatacagatacagtatacagtagatacacagctagatacagtagataatagaaagatatacagatagatatagtaGTTGAAGAGTCCTAATAAATAGTGGTACTTTACATGGTCCGATTGAACATCACATCTCCATGTATTAGACAAAGCTTTTTGGACAGCATGTTAGAGAATACATATTGATTCAATCTTTCTAACAGAAGGAAAGGAGAGAATCTTCAGTCCCATCCCTGTGTCAGTTAGAAGAAACTGGAATGGTGTAGCTGTGTAAATAAAAAGGAGTGGTACTTGGAGTGTGTTACTACAATAGTAcaggtactctgggtgtgtaaataaaaacactgtggTACTCAAGGTGTGTAAATGAAAAGGTAGCTGTCCTGTTGGCACCTGGTACCATTGCACTGTGACCCCAGATTCTGTGTATTAATGAATGTAAGTGTTTATATTTCGTTGTTAATGAGTAAAATGTTAGAATCTCGGTAATTACGTTTCTTTTACACAGGAAGTTTATAGCGACTCAGACCCGACGTGTTTGTGACGTTAAGAAAAAGGGAAAAATGAGACGCAGAAATGCTAAATCTGATCCATCTCCTTATGATCTGTAGGTCGCCTTACTCTTCCTATCAgaccctatagctcctcctatcagtccctataactcttcctatcagaccctatagctcctcctatcaGTCCCAATAACTCTTCATATTGctcaatataaccgctccctataactcagatTCCCCCataaactgctccctataactcctcctattactcccgaTAATGCCTCcttttgctccatataactgctccccatAGCTCCTCCTATATTACGCCATTTAACGTCTttctataattcctcctattactccatataactctcTCTAAaacctcctattacccatataaccactccctaaaactcctctattaccccatataaccgctccagataactcctcctactacccTATATaaatgctccctataactcctcctattactccatataacctctccctaaaaCCTCCTAATACCCATATAACTGCtcgctataactcctcctattaccccatataaccgctccctataactcctcctattaccctatataaacgcttcctacaactcctcctattaccccatataacctctccctgtaactcctcctattaccccatataactcctcctattaccccatataactcctcctattaccccatataaccgctccctataactcctcctattaccccatataactcctcctattaccccatataactcctcctattaccccatataactcctcctattaccccatataaccgctctctataactcctcctattaccctatataaacgcttcctacaactcctcctattactccatataacctctccctaaaaCCTCCTAATACCCCAtattacccctccctataacccctcctattactccatgtgACAGGgcatatcctcccagccctgcagatagggactgagaCGTGCGAGTCAGCATTTACAAAGGTGAAGGCCTGTTTAATTGATTTTCCATGCCGACATGAAGCAGTAATGTTTAATGCAGCGGGCTAAATAGAAGCCAAATGTTTCTATTCCCTTAAATACGCCTCCCTGGcctctgcactcgtctcctacatatggtgtaagAAGTGGGATGGAAGGTGGCCCTTCATTTGGAAAGGGGCCTCCGGAGACCGTCCGGGAATATGGTTGTGCTTTTGTTTCCTTACAGTTCCTGCAACAGCCTGAGCAGCACAAGCAAGAACAGAACAATCCCATGCaacagtgaccagaattaaaggcctacacatccaggcaggaaagctacACTGCGCTGGAgaaaagccacaatgccacagtctGACTGGGGGGACTGCGACAGTGACCCACACAGGGTACTGACTCTGTGACCAACATCTACCCCACCACGTGTGCGAGAACACCCCATGGGtttttaaaatggctgctcagaaaaataaaaaaaagtctacagagacgcctgtgagagctatgaactCTGCAAGTGAAGGCTGAATAGCTGAATGCCGAATATTTCCGCcagctaatgcaactgcaagaaaagccttgTGGGTGcagtgaaactgctgaagtttcaaacaaagagggagaccccagtatccctgatgggacggagtcgttcAAAGCAAAAaggcgggaaaaaaaaaagaaacaaggtTTTCTGTTTACCATGGAAGGGTCAGACACAACCACAGGTTTCACAGGGAAAAAGGGGAgcagagatgccctgcagcctggaGCGAATGGATGATTCGTCCTGGGAATGACTGAATCCACAGAGGGCCCAAAGCAGAGGTCGTGTACCACCCCAAAAAGTGTCTGTACGGTCCTGATAAGGAGAAATGTAGGCATCCTATACAAGCCGCACATGACCCCTCTTTGCATAAGGAGGTTATCCTTTTTGTGGGTAAGCCTGGTATGGATAAGGAAGCTGTAGGCcttggtgggttttaaaggttCATCCCTCCACACCCTTTCAGCCCATTGGATAGTTTCCTCTACAAATCCTCTGCTGCCTGGGGCTAGAACAAAATGGCAGCTAGAATCAGATGAAGCTGTAATTCCAGTCTGACAGTGTCACTGCCCTCACAGGGAGGACAAGACctgcagaggattctgggagaggcGACAATAGCAGCCACAGGTCCGTGTGATTTAGCAGTCAGTACTCAATACTACGGGTGTTTATTTCAGTAGATATTACTTTAGGATAGATTTAGGGCTAAGCTTGTAATTGGCCGTTCTTCCATATGACACGTTGTTTAACTCCTTTGATTTCGGGTGGGACGACTACTCTTTTAAAACctaaattaagtagaaatagccgtgttagtccagttgcgatagtgcagagtaaattagTACAAAGGTATCAAACGTGATACCTGTTTAATTTGGACTAATTGCTGGAATCTTTGTCAAATCAGAAGAAGAgcgagaactctcgaaagcttgtcttacaaTATATATTGTTAGGTGAAACCTTTTTAATTTGGATTAATAGTGAAGTCCCCTTTTTAAAACGGAAACCGTAATAAACAGAGAAATAATTCTGCAAATACAGTAAGGCACCAGCAGTGTAACATCTCTGAGATACAACGCTGCACGGCTGATTTTTAATTATATAAGCCACTATTAAAGAGATTATTCAGCTGATTAATTGAATAGTTGATTTGATTATCATGTGACTGTGGGGTAATTTAATTAGTGTGTTtgttttaaaggggcaatccttcCGTGAACCAAAGTATACTAATGCCAGTGACCTGTTTACGGGATAAATCTGGGTGACTGATACCTTGTCTACACAAATTTGACACCAATAAGTATTTTGAAAATGAGTCTGTAAACCTGTAgtgctgagacttgggaggggtgtgtTCAAcaaagagtttgcacaggcaaggtcccctctctcccccttacccttaCTGGCTTTCTGAGAAGCACAGGGGTgcgaaggggaaagaaaacacttgattgacaaacgctCCCCTATTTAGAGGTCACTATGATATAAAATGTGTCATTAATGTCCAGAAAAACAATAGCAGATTAATATTTGCCTTTACCATGGTTAGATTAATTTCTGGAAGCCAATTAGATTTTGAGAACAATTCAACACGGGACACACTATTAAGTCAGTATGTTCAGTAATGAGGTGGTCATTTTGGTGCCTTATTAGCCAATATATACCCTGCACGGTGCCGGCACTGGCAGGTCATGGGTAGTTTAATGGTTAGTCATTGGAGTGGGTGGTATTGGACAGTGGCGTGTGTGTATTACATGACTTACCCATGCCCTCTCCCgttcccaataaacacaccacACAACGTCTTGGGAGAAATTAACGGCCACGGCTTTATTTATAATAACAGATAAATATCTCATATTTATCCCAAGTAGCGACCCTGCCAGATTGCTCCACTCACACCCACCGGAGCTCGAGAGTTACCCTCAGCCTGTGCTCATCTCAGTACCGTAGTCTGAATTCACATAGCCCCCCCAATGTCATTTAACGAGCCTTAAACTGGCGAGCTGCCACCAGCCTCACTGCTTTTCTAGCACGCCATGCCACACTAAGATGAGGATATTATTCCCTATATTGGATAAGTGAACCTCATCCTCCCTAAACAGGCCTTTCAGCCCCCACCCTTGAGGTCCTCGTGCCTTATTGTTATCCCCGCTAAATCCTTCACGAATGGCGCCATCGCCTTATTTACTTTTTCCTAGATCCGTCTACCACTGCGTCGTTTCTAGCCCCACGCCAGCGCAGCCTTGGAGACACCTCCGACCATACTAGCATCAGAGGCCTAAACTTCGCCACTAACTGCGCCAAGTCCCGCTGCATGTTCCTCATTAAATCTAATGATTGGACGATTGCCAAATCGTTTCCTCCTACATGCAGACAAAATCTAAGAGGAGGGGCCCAACGCCTTTCCCTACCCTATAACTTGGGCAGCAGTTGGTCCCAACACATGCCCTCAATACCAACTCACAACATCCTCACCAAGTCTGCCCTTATCCTCAACTGCCTCCCCCTGGCTTATGCTCCGCTCGCTTCCCAGCCCAGTGCACATAAGAATCCCCGCACAGCCAGACTTCCAGAGAGGCGTGAACTGGACAAAAACAAGTAACAACATCAACTCCTGATCTCTTTGAACAGTTTGCACAGCGTCTAACATAACCCTTAAAACGCCCCGATGACCACCTGCACAACTCTTGAATAGCTGTCTACCCTAGGCCAAACTCCGAGGTTTCAGATGCCGTCCCAATCTTGAAAGAGTGGGACTTACTTATCAAGTCCCCAAAACCCACCAGCTCCGTGCATTTCTTCAGAACCCTTACAAACTGAAAACGGGACACCACAGTTTCGTCTTCATGTATCAAAAAGGAAGAGGCACCACCCTGGGGCCtatgcaaacaaaaagaaagcgcaaaaagggaaaaacacaattaATAAAGATAATGACCTTTATAATAAACTTAAAAATACATACTAAAAATCGTTTACATAAAATAAGGGTTCACATGAACCCACACTTCCACAATTGCAGAGTACTAGCGGGGATAACCTTAATCAAAGCCCCTAGGTTTAGTGGTGTTGAAAAGTCCTGGGATAAGGCTGGATATTACCACAGCTTACATTGATTTCAACCAGGGGCCGCACTTTCTTTTTGCTTGCATGTTTCGTATctaccccgctgatcacgggagagtgagagctgcagagggagacaCCTATTGTGAATCAAGGGGATCTATTGAGACTGCGCACATCTTTGCTACCACCCTGGGGCCTACACTGCCCATAGTCTCCCACTTGCCTAACCGGACAAATCGTATTGTCCGCTACCCCCCCTAGGTGAACCCATTTCCCTTTTCCCTGCCTGGTTCGTCTTTGACCTCCTGATTTTAAACCGCACTTACTCGGCATCCTACTCTATGTCCTCTCTTTGCAACACCCCCaactccccacctttctttgagattCTCACTATCTCGCTAATGTGCATGGCCCCACAGAAGGCCAGGCAAAATACTACAGTAAACAGCAAACCGAAAATGCGCCCGCACTCCCAATTTGCGCGGATTTCTATATCGAAAACCACCCTATATTCAATCAACGCAGACCTTGAACAAATCCGCCATCGATCTAATCTAACCAAAACCAGCTCTTCTCCTGTCCGATCCGTGCCGGCCCTGAACAATATTCACCCCCAAATTCAATCCGCGCTGCAAATTGCGTGAAAAATCCCCGCCATTCGCCGGAGTATCATCAAATGACAATCCGACCACACGTATCGGAATCCATATACCGGACCACCCAGCAAAAGAAACAAATCCCCCCTCCCAGGCCAATCCGCAAAAAAACTGCAGTCTAAAAAAGCACCCAATCAGCAAAATTTAAATTCCCTTTTACTCTACCTTCCGCGTCCACCTTCATCGCTGTATTTCCGCGCCGCTGGGTGCTTCCTCTGGCCCAAATCCCCGCCTTACCGCGGAGCACATGAGCAAGCAGCCATTCTGAAACCCCTAATGCCAAAATGCCCTTAATACCAACTCACAACATCCTCACCAAGTCTGCCCTTGTTCCCAACTGCCTCCCCCTGGCTTATGCTCCGCTCGCTACCCAGCCCAGTGCACAGAATCCCCGCACAGCCAGACTTCCAGAGAGGCGTGAACTGGACAAAAACAAGTAACAAAATCAACTCCTGATCTCTTTGAACAGTTTGCACAGCGTCTAACATAACCCTTAAAACGCCCCGATGACCACCTGCCCAAGTCTTTAATAGCTGTCTACCCTAGGCCAAACTCCGAGGTTTCAGATGCCGTCCCAATCCTGAAAGAGTGGGACTTACTTATCAAGTCCCCAAAACCCGCCAGCTCCGTGCA from Ascaphus truei isolate aAscTru1 chromosome 21, aAscTru1.hap1, whole genome shotgun sequence includes the following:
- the TLR4 gene encoding toll-like receptor 4 isoform X2, which produces MFSDIASATRTGYHETTKVVTQEIPLVSFSCSAGNFSILPVDLPASIQSLDFSFNPLKYLYRKYFSLVPNLQELDLTRCSIMRIDDMAFQGLDNLHTLVLTGNPVSYWASQSFFGLQSLHRLVVVETSLTSLFDFPVGNLTSLRELNAGSNLLTSLRFPTSLLSLYTLDLHANQIADICESDLETLRSIKTINLTLILSRNRMEHIAPGAFRSITLHGLHIRGCFSTAEALRTGLKALSGLQVEKLEIGHYRNYGFKIHYQDGLLEGLCEVDAQELTINTIVKFPNGTKTLFDCMKNMTSLRLVNTNLNTFSPVSNASRLQYLVLKNCDLSYVPSWDLSNLLFLRELRITGCRDLAKFSMDLIGMYMLELLDLSRNQLRIDSCCSQIISGILVLKHLNLSYNMLIHINSVFLELPELCSLDLSHSRLLNVGKFPIFMRLGKLTVLDLSYTDCHFLIHCSFCGLYSLKQLSVSGNTFDSNILSAVFQNLTQLRSLDLSDCGLEDLPTGIFSGLELLQELKLSGNRLLELQPSVLTPLSALTHLDLSGNQFQSLPEETARALPLSLAKLDLSQNPFDCSCSQHDFVSWTNEQKEKVLTRSEHMVCKTPEHLQDFQLTDVLHLNCHVDLSILAGVLGTLLPAMTAFLLLYLCYSQNYLLLLRHWCCQHLYPKRITEDEYDAFVIYSSGDEEWVRRQLVPNLEEGKTRFRLCLHYRDFLPGVAITSNIINEGLLRSRKALVILSRNFMQSPWCSFEFDMAKSWQFLEGRVGIIVILLEQVTKVELRQVLGLHKYLRRNTYLEWGNGPLERTMFWVRLRKALDKGHSRRTSYPNIENNYGHQDDETQC
- the TLR4 gene encoding toll-like receptor 4 isoform X3, with product MQEIPLVSFSCSAGNFSILPVDLPASIQSLDFSFNPLKYLYRKYFSLVPNLQELDLTRCSIMRIDDMAFQGLDNLHTLVLTGNPVSYWASQSFFGLQSLHRLVVVETSLTSLFDFPVGNLTSLRELNAGSNLLTSLRFPTSLLSLYTLDLHANQIADICESDLETLRSIKTINLTLILSRNRMEHIAPGAFRSITLHGLHIRGCFSTAEALRTGLKALSGLQVEKLEIGHYRNYGFKIHYQDGLLEGLCEVDAQELTINTIVKFPNGTKTLFDCMKNMTSLRLVNTNLNTFSPVSNASRLQYLVLKNCDLSYVPSWDLSNLLFLRELRITGCRDLAKFSMDLIGMYMLELLDLSRNQLRIDSCCSQIISGILVLKHLNLSYNMLIHINSVFLELPELCSLDLSHSRLLNVGKFPIFMRLGKLTVLDLSYTDCHFLIHCSFCGLYSLKQLSVSGNTFDSNILSAVFQNLTQLRSLDLSDCGLEDLPTGIFSGLELLQELKLSGNRLLELQPSVLTPLSALTHLDLSGNQFQSLPEETARALPLSLAKLDLSQNPFDCSCSQHDFVSWTNEQKEKVLTRSEHMVCKTPEHLQDFQLTDVLHLNCHVDLSILAGVLGTLLPAMTAFLLLYLCYSQNYLLLLRHWCCQHLYPKRITEDEYDAFVIYSSGDEEWVRRQLVPNLEEGKTRFRLCLHYRDFLPGVAITSNIINEGLLRSRKALVILSRNFMQSPWCSFEFDMAKSWQFLEGRVGIIVILLEQVTKVELRQVLGLHKYLRRNTYLEWGNGPLERTMFWVRLRKALDKGHSRRTSYPNIENNYGHQDDETQC